A stretch of DNA from Lysinibacillus sp. B2A1:
TTAAGGAGCTATGATTTAACACTGACCGGGATTCCATTTGTGCTCACCTCTCGCTGTCTATTATTGCTATGATTGTGTAGCTTTACTATTAAATCCTCATCTCCATCAAGTAAGCGAAGGGCAACCCATCTTGAGGGATATTTATCATCAAAATAGCCATTAAGTTTAGATTCTATTTTGCATATTGCTTCCTCAATCTCTCTTGAATAGGTCATACGATAGGGAGTTGTAATGATCTGCCCATTGACGAGCTGATTTAATGTATCCAACAATTGATCAATTCCTTTTTTATTTCTTGCTGATATTTTGACAACAGGGACTCCTAACTCGCGTGCCAATTTCTTTTCATCAATCCGAATACCCTTCTTCTCAGCTTCATCTATTAAATTGATACATATAATGACATTGTCGGTCATTTCTAATACCTGTAGTGCAAGATTTAAATTTCTTTCTAAAGAAGTTGCATCAAGCACGACAATCGTTGCATCAGGCTGATCAAAAATAATATAATCTCTTGCCACTTCTTCATCTGTTGAATTGGAGAATAGAGAGTAGGTTCCTGGTAAATCAACAAGTACATATTGTTCCCTTTTGTGTTCAAAGGAGCCTTCAGCATGAACAACTGTTTTTCCTGGCCAGTTTCCAGTATGCTGTTTCAATCCTGTTAAAGTATTAAACAATGTACTTTTGCCTGTATTCGGATTACCTGCTAAAGCTATTTTATTTACTCTCATTATTGTTCCCCCCTTACAATTACGCCCAAAATCTTAGAGCTTTCATCATTACGTAAAGCAATAGTCGTATTACTAACACGGTATGCGACTGGATCTCCTAAAGGACTTTTGCGAAGAACCGAGATTTCGGCTCCTTTCACAAAGCCTAAATCTAGTAATCTTCTTCTTAAAGGACCCTCGATATTGATTTCTTTTATTAAAAAGCAATCGCCAAAAGTGCATTTTGAAAGTGATGTTAAGTTTTTAGTCATGGGCATTTTTTGTTCCCTTCTATAATAATATTTCTCGAATTATATATTGTTTCTTTAAGGAAACTTTATTAAAGCATATGCCTATAATATGTATAATGTCAATGATTTTCTAAATTTTTTTTGAAGGAGGTAATTTTGGGATTTTCTAATTCAACATTTTTATATGTTGTATTAGTAAAGGTAAGATTACGTTACAGGTTTTCCCTATTTTTAATGGTTTTTTAACATGAAGGAAAGATCAAAATAAAATGAATTCCTACCTATGGTATAGCCTGTTAAAAAATTTAATATTTTACTTATAGACGTAATATTCGTGCTCATTTTTCTTTCCTAAATTCATTAGTAATAAATCATTCTTATAAGCAACAAAATTGTATTGTTATTT
This window harbors:
- a CDS encoding iron transporter FeoB; this translates as MRVNKIALAGNPNTGKSTLFNTLTGLKQHTGNWPGKTVVHAEGSFEHKREQYVLVDLPGTYSLFSNSTDEEVARDYIIFDQPDATIVVLDATSLERNLNLALQVLEMTDNVIICINLIDEAEKKGIRIDEKKLARELGVPVVKISARNKKGIDQLLDTLNQLVNGQIITTPYRMTYSREIEEAICKIESKLNGYFDDKYPSRWVALRLLDGDEDLIVKLHNHSNNRQREVSTNGIPVSVKS
- a CDS encoding ferrous iron transport protein A, coding for MPMTKNLTSLSKCTFGDCFLIKEINIEGPLRRRLLDLGFVKGAEISVLRKSPLGDPVAYRVSNTTIALRNDESSKILGVIVRGEQ